A single Flavobacteriales bacterium DNA region contains:
- a CDS encoding TetR/AcrR family transcriptional regulator, which yields MEFQVNFKVNAKIFLKDPETSEIGKQIVRHSIDLINNLGFEQFTFKKLASDIGTTEATVYRYFENKYRILLYILNWYWSYMEFLLIFRLQNVHDKHERIRIVINLLTHELPDSTGLDEYNKKSLNQIVIAESSKVYLVKEVSEINKNEVFKPYKDLCSKISEVITDYNPTYKYPKSLSTTIIETAHQQQFFSNNLPRLTDNTSENTPTYTSDYIEDMVFKILG from the coding sequence ATGGAGTTTCAGGTAAACTTTAAGGTAAATGCCAAGATTTTTCTAAAGGATCCGGAAACAAGCGAGATTGGCAAACAAATCGTTCGGCACTCTATAGACCTTATCAACAACTTGGGTTTCGAACAATTCACGTTTAAAAAACTTGCTTCAGACATTGGAACAACCGAGGCCACTGTTTATCGATATTTTGAAAACAAATACCGCATTTTGCTGTACATACTCAATTGGTATTGGTCGTATATGGAGTTTTTGCTGATATTTCGTTTGCAAAATGTTCATGATAAACATGAACGAATACGGATTGTCATCAACCTTTTAACCCACGAACTTCCAGACAGCACCGGTCTTGATGAATACAACAAAAAATCGCTCAACCAAATTGTGATTGCCGAAAGCAGCAAAGTGTATTTGGTAAAAGAAGTATCAGAAATCAACAAAAACGAAGTATTTAAGCCATACAAAGACCTCTGCTCAAAAATATCTGAGGTTATTACCGACTACAACCCAACCTACAAATACCCAAAATCATTGAGTACAACAATTATAGAAACCGCCCACCAACAACAATTTTTTAGCAACAACCTACCTCGACTCACGGACAATACCTCAGAAAATACACCTACCTACACCAGCGACTATATCGAGGATA
- a CDS encoding carbonic anhydrase (macrophage inducible 5; Mig-5): protein MRTHTKETQEHLTPEMALQILKEGNERFINNLKANRNLLQQVNETSTGQFPFATILSCIDSRTSAELIFDQGLGDIFSIRIAGNILNEDILGSMEFATKIVGTKILVVLGHTRCGAIVGACNHVEMGNLTTLLNKIQPALYAEKSTKEDRTGKNEQFVRNVTELNVQLTIDRIRRESPIICELEESKAIKIIGAMYDVESGVVTFME, encoded by the coding sequence ATGCGAACACACACTAAAGAAACGCAAGAGCACTTAACGCCAGAAATGGCATTGCAGATTTTAAAAGAAGGAAACGAACGATTTATTAACAACCTAAAAGCAAACCGTAACTTACTGCAACAGGTAAACGAAACCTCCACAGGGCAATTTCCGTTTGCCACCATTCTCAGCTGTATAGACAGTAGAACGTCGGCCGAATTAATTTTTGACCAAGGTTTAGGCGATATTTTTAGTATTCGTATTGCTGGAAATATTTTGAATGAGGATATTCTTGGCAGTATGGAATTTGCCACCAAAATAGTTGGAACCAAAATTTTGGTTGTTTTGGGACACACCCGATGCGGTGCTATTGTTGGTGCTTGCAATCATGTGGAAATGGGCAACCTAACTACCCTTCTCAACAAAATTCAACCTGCGTTGTATGCAGAAAAATCCACAAAGGAAGATAGAACAGGCAAAAACGAACAATTCGTGCGAAATGTAACCGAACTAAACGTTCAACTAACCATTGATAGAATTAGACGTGAAAGCCCCATTATATGCGAGCTTGAAGAGAGTAAAGCCATTAAAATTATTGGTGCCATGTATGACGTTGAAAGCGGTGTGGTTACTTTTATGGAATAA
- a CDS encoding PepSY-associated TM helix domain-containing protein, translating into MSHTLNKKIRKLNIATHRDLGYFFSTLIIVYCLSGIALNHVDDWNPDFIISKTQIKLPAHFPMQNPQPEDILTLSALVGEQDYRVFDKPTFDQVKIYYKNATLHANASTQTGIYEEVKRRPVFYHANVLHRNSLKGWKWVSDIFAFLLIVISITGLFVLKGKKGIKGRGKWFILAGLLLPIVAWLMFGLK; encoded by the coding sequence TACGCAAACTCAACATTGCCACACATCGCGACTTGGGTTACTTTTTTTCGACGCTAATTATTGTCTATTGCCTTTCGGGCATTGCCCTCAACCATGTGGATGATTGGAATCCGGACTTTATTATTTCCAAAACCCAAATAAAACTCCCTGCTCATTTTCCGATGCAAAACCCACAGCCCGAAGATATTTTGACTCTTTCTGCATTGGTTGGAGAACAAGATTATCGAGTTTTTGACAAACCGACTTTCGACCAGGTAAAAATTTATTACAAAAACGCAACGCTACACGCAAATGCCTCTACCCAAACCGGGATTTATGAAGAAGTAAAACGCCGTCCTGTATTTTACCATGCCAATGTATTGCATCGCAATAGCTTGAAAGGCTGGAAATGGGTATCAGACATTTTTGCGTTTCTCCTCATTGTAATCAGCATTACCGGTTTGTTTGTCCTAAAAGGCAAGAAAGGCATCAAAGGCCGAGGCAAATGGTTTATACTTGCCGGCCTTCTTCTGCCTATTGTTGCCTGGTTAATGTTTGGTTTAAAATAG